In Isosphaera pallida ATCC 43644, the sequence GTCGCAAACGACCTTGCCCTCCTTGGCGGGTTAGTCATGGTTGCGGTCATCGTCGCGTGTGGCCGTCTTGGGTACAATCAGACATGACCAGGCGAGACGAGGCGAGCGGGAGGTTGGGTTCGGCTTGGAAGGCGGAACCGCCCGGAATAGCCCAACCCACCCATGCGTAAGGGAGCTCACGCAACTGATGACCAACCCACCCCCCCCACGGAACGTCAAGGTCGCCGATCCGCACGCCCTGGACCCGTTGATGGCCGACCTCACTCCAGCCCAGCGCCAGGCGGTCGCCCACCTGGAGGGGCCGATGTTGGTTCTGGCCGGAGCAGGGTCGGGAAAAACGCGGGTGATTACGCGTCGAATCGCTTACCTGATTCGATCCGGGGCGGTTGGCTCGTCGATCCTGGCGATCACCTTCACCAACAAGGCCGCCGGCGAAATGAAGCGGCGGATCGAAGACATTGTCCCAAACTCGGGTGTGTGGGTCGGCACCTTTCACAGCGTGTGCGCCCGATTGATGCGCACCTACGCTCCCCTGATTGGACTGGATCGCGGCTTCACAATCCACGACTCTTCCGACCGGATCAAAGTCATCAAGGCATGCGTGCGTCAGTTGGGACTGGACGATGCCGGGGTCTCGGCCGAGCGGTTGGAGGCGGTCATTTCCAAAGCCAAAAACGACCTGGTCGCCCCCGAGACACTGGCCCGCAACGCTTGGAACCACGAGGCGGTGCTGGCTGCGCGGGTCTATCCGCTTTATCAACAGCGGCTCCGCGAGCAATCGGCGGTCGATTTCGACGACCTGTTGCTCCACATGGTCGCCATTCTCAAAAATCATCCCGAGGTCCGCAAGACGCTCGACGCGCGATTTCGATTCCTCTTGGTCGACGAATATCAGGACACGAACCTTGCTCAATACGCTATTCTCAAAGCGCTCTCGGTCGATCATCCCAATCTTTGTGTGACCGGTGACCCCGACCAGTCAATCTACGCCTGGCGGGGGGCAAACATTCACAACATCCTGGAGTTCGAGAAGGATTTTCCGGGCTGCAAGGTCGTCAAGCTAGAGCGCAACTACCGCAGCACTCGGAACATCCTCACGACCGCCGACGGGTTGATCCGCCACAACCGCCTCCGCAAACCCAAGGCACTTTTGACCGAAAACCCGCCAGGCGCTCCGGTACGGGTCGTCACTCACGCCAACGAGGCGGCCGAAGCCCGCGCAGTCGCCGCCGCAATCCGCGACCGGGTGGATCATCATGGGTTCAGTTATTCGGATATTGCTATCTTCTGCCGCGTCACCGCCTTGACCCGTAACCTGGAATCTGCTTTGAGGTCGGCCCGGATTCCTTATCAAGTGGTGGGTGGGGTAGCCTTTTACGAACGTCAGGAGGTCAAAGACCTGCTCGCCTACCTGAAGTTAGCGGTCAACCCCAAGGACGACGTGGCATTCGAGCGCGTGGTCAACACGCCGCCCCGCGGCCTAGGCCAAACCACGCTGGATCACCTCCGCGCCTACGCTTCGCGGGTGGGAATCCCCCTGCTGAGGGCCGCCCGCGAGGCTCAACAAGTCGCGGCGATCAAGGACAAAGCTGCTCGGAGCTTGCGCGACTTTGCCTTATTGATGGACGAACTGGCCACCCTGCGTGATCAACCCGCCGAAGCGGCGCTGCGAAGCGTGCTGGCCCTCACCAGTTACCGCGCCTACCTGGCCGAAGCGCCTCAGGGCGAGGCCGAGGAGCGGCTGGCCAACCTCGATGAATTGGTCTCGGCGGCCCGGGAGTACGACGCGACCCACACCGAGCCAACCCTGGACGGGTTTCTGGAGGAGGTCTCGTTGATCTCGGCGGTCGATCGAATGCGCGACGACGCCGGCGCGGTGGCTGTCATGACGTTGCACGCCGCCAAGGGACTTGAGTTCCCCGTGGTGTTCATCATTGGACTGGAAGAGGGAATCCTGCCCCACTCCCGCTCCTCCGAAAGTCGGGAGGAGTTGGAGGAGGAACGACGGTTGCTCTTCGTCGGTATCACCCGCGCCCAGAAGGAGTTGACGATTAGTCATTGCAAGATACGTGAGTATCGTGGTCAACGTCAAGTGATGATCCCCTCTTGCTTTCTCAACGAACTGCCCGAGGAGTCGGTCGAATACGAGGATCGCTCCGCCCGCGAACCCTCCGGGTTCCATTGGGTCGAAGGGAACCACCGGGCTTTTCAGTCTTCGGGACGCAATGGAGCAAGTTGGGGATTGGTCCCGCGGGAACCCAACCACCCCGCCGGAAGACCAAGAACCATGCGATCCCCAACCCATGATGACGACGCCATCGACCCTCCCGCGGGCGATGACCTTCCAGAGGTGCCAATTGGGCGGCCGGCTGCATCCAGCGGTTCCAGCTCCTCCCAATCCACTGGCTTTCGGATGATCACCGCGGCCGACCTAGCCGGTGCCCATCCCACCCACTCCTCCCAAGATGAGCCGGGCCAATCCCCAGATCCGATCCAAAAACTCGGTCCCCAAGACGTGGAGCGCCTCAAACCAGGAACCGCCGTGCTTCATCCTCATTACGGCTTGGGACGAGTGACCGGAATCGACGGGGCCGGCCCCCAACGCAAGGGACGCATTCGGTTCGCTGCCGGCGAAAAAACTTTTGTTCTGGCTAAAACTCCTTTGCGTATCATCTCAAAACCAGACGGTCTCTCTCACTTGCAAGGAACCTAACCCTTCCATGAATTATTCCATTCCGCCTTGGCCCCACGCACCTGGCCCCGATCCTCGGGAAATCAAACATCAATTTTTGATTCGTAATGACGTGATCTTTCTCAATCATGGGTCCTTCGGCGCGTGTCCCCGGGTGGTTTTCGAGACCTATCAGTCCTGGCAGCGCGAACTGGAGGAACAGCCGGTCGAATTTCTAGGGCGACGGTTTCTCGGATTGATGTCTGAAGCACGGGCGAAACTAGCCGAATTCGTTGGCTCCGATCCCGACGGTTTGATCTTCGTGCCCAACGCCACCTACGGCATGAATGTAGTCGCCCGGTCCTTGGCCCATACGTTGCCGCTTGGTTTTGGCGACGAGATTCTCACCACCGATCATGAATATGGCGCGATCGATCGAGTCTGGCGGTTCATTGCCCAACACGTCGGCGCTCGACTCCGCCGCGTCACTCTTCCCTCGACTCTCTCAACCCCCGAAGAGCTGGCGGAGACGATCTTGGCGGAATGGAATCCGCGAACCCGCATCTTTTCACTCAGTTGGGTTACCTCCCCCACCGCGCTGGTCATGCCAATCAAGATGCTGGTGGAGGAGGCCCGCCGGCGGGGAGTCGTCACGGTGATCGACGCGGCTCACGCTCCCGGGTTACTCGACGAATCCGAGTTCCGGCTCGAAGCACTCGGGGCCGATTTCGTGGTGGGGAATTGTCATAAGTGGATGCTCGCTCCCAAGGGAGCCGGGTTTCTTTACGCTGCGCCCCGCGGCCGGGAGACGCTCGAGCCGTTCGTGGTCAGTTGGGGGTACCAGGCCGATCCTCCGGGTCGATCCCGCTTTTTGGACCAGCATGGTTACACAGGAACAACCGATCCCGCCGCGTATCTGAGTGTGCCGACGGCGATTGAGTTTTTGAGGAATCCGGATTGGGTGCTCATTCGAGAACGCTGCCGAACGCGGGCGGCGATGGTTCGTCGCCGAGTGGCTGAGATCGTCGGTAGCGAGCCGGAACGGTTTTGTCCGGACTCGTCTCAATGGTTTCGACAAATGGTGGCATGTCCGTTGCCGTCGTGCGATGCCCTGGGTTTGCAAAAGGCGCTTTGGGAACGCCATCGCGTCGAAGTTCCCTGCACCCGTCTGGGCGGGTCGATCGACGCGGTTCACGCCGACGACCCTCGGCGTTGGTTAAGAGTATCAGTGCAGGGATACACCACTGACCACGACTTGGAAACCCTTTTGGGGGCATTGCGCGAGGAGTGGCCCCGGTACGCGCGGACTTGAGTGAACCGAACCGAACTGGAGCGCGCTTGGAAGTGGGATTCGCCGTCTGATCTTCCTTCAAATTGTGAGGACGCGATCGCGCGCGGTCACCTCCCAGCGGTCTACGATCTTGCCCTGCCGCGCCACCACGGCGAACCGATGCAACGCGCAGGTAGGACAAATGTGGTAAGGGATGGCCAGGACCGCCGTGCCCACTGGCGTGTCGGCCGCCAGGTTGGACCGAATGACCAGATGTTCTTCGCTGTGGACGACGCCCTGCGCGTCGGGCCAGTCGGGGAAGAAGACTCGGGGGCCTTTGGGGTCGGCGGCGACGGCCTTGTGGCCCAGGTCGAGGCACAGCAGGTCGGGAGCCGGGCGGCTGATCACGCGGGTCAGAAGAGCCGCGGCGATGCGGAAGGGCAGGTCCGGGAAGGCGGTGGCGTAACCAGCGTCGTGGAGGAGACAGGTTCCCGGCGAGAACTCGGCGGTGGGTTCGTCGGCGGCGAGGGTCGCGTGGGCGGGGAAGGCCGGGGTACCTCCCAACACGATCCGGGGAACGGCCACACCTCGCTCGATCAACCGGTTGCGCAGGAGTGACCAAGGACGATGCACCATGATCTCCGCGGAGTGGAGACGTTCACCCGGGTTCTCGTCACGGATGTGACCGTCGTAGGCGTGGAGGCCGTCGAAGCTCAGGTAGGGCGAGTCGGCCACCTTGAGAGCCAGTTCGATAGCGCGGTCGTCCGGCATGATTCCAGTACGGTTCATCCCCACGTTCAAGTCGATAAGCACGGGAACTGGCGACGCGTGGGGTCCGCCGTGACGCGCGACTGTCTCCTCTAGGTCGGTCAGGCCGCGAAGGTGGTCTAGGGTGACACGGAAGGTGGTCTCTGGATAGGCGGCTCGGAGCTTCATCAAGCGGTCGAGCTTGGGACCGACCAAAGGATAGGCGATCAGTACGTCGCGGCCGCCCGCCTGAGCGACCATTTCGGCCTCGGCGATGGTGGCCACTTTGTGACGGTGGATCCCTAGCGCTTCGCAACGGCGGACCAGATTCGGCATCTTGTGAGTTTTGACATGAGGCCGCAACCGCGCAGCCGAACCTGCGAGACGAATGAGGGTAGCCAGGTTGGACTCCAACGCCTCCTCGAAAAGAACGAGGGCGGGACTATCCAGGTCGGCCACGGTGGACGGTTCCAGACGTTCCTCGAAGACGAGTGCAGGTGGAGGGAAAGCGGTGGCCGTCGTCATGGGCGAATCTCATTCCTCTCTAACATCTCTGATCGTGAGCGTTGCAACGCGAACATCCAAACGGTTGGGATTCATGAAACCAGGCGGGTCGAACAGCTGGTTGTCCGGAGACAACCAAGACCGATTCGACCCGCCTTCGGATGGAGGAGACATGACATCTGGCGACGACGATTGGCGATTTCACGTGGAACTCTCACCGTCGCGTCGCGTCGTCTCGCCTTGCGTTGATCCAGCCAGGGTTCGCTTCGCTTGATGAAATCAATACGGTTGGTAGCAGGAGCGACCCGGACGGCGGCAATCGCGGCCGTTGACGTGTTCGTCGTCGGGTCCGAAGTTCTTCATCCCGTTGGCCATGCACCAATAGATGGCGTCATCCTCCTCCACCTCGTCGGGGTTGGAAGGTTCGGCGAACAAGTCGTCGTAGATGAACATCTTCTTAGTGCGAAGGAAGCGGCAGCGGGGACCGTATTCGGTTTCCGCTTCGGGACGCTCCACGGCGGGTTCCGTGGAGCGCGGGGAGATCGCGTCGCTCATCGGGTCACACCTCCGGGACCGGTTGGCCCACGGCGATCAGCAGAGCGCGGCGCACCGCGGTTTGGACCAGGGTGAGCTTGTAGGCATTGCGCGACAGCGGTTGCGCACCGAGGATGGCGGCTTGGGCGGCGCGGTTGAAGGTTTCGGGGGTGGCGGGGCGGCCTACCAGGACCTCTTCGGCAGTCTTGCTGCGCCAGGGGATCGGGGCAACGCCGTGGAGCGCCACGCGGGCGCGGGCGATCGTCTCGCCGTCGAGTTTGAGGTGGACCGAGGCCAGCACCAAAGGCCAGTCGGCCGAGCGCTTCCAGCGGATTTCGTAGGAGGCGTTGAGACCGGGCTTGGGCACGCGGACCCGGGCCAGGATATCGCCGGGCTGGAGGGTGAATTCGCTGTCGCGTTCAGTCTTGGGAACCTGGTAGAGGTCGGCCAGCTTGACGGTGCGGGTGCCCTTAGCGTTGACCACTTCGGCTTCAGCGTCCAGCGCGACGAGGGCCGGAGCCAGCGAGGAGGGGTTGACAAAAAGGGCGGGGCTGTCGGTGAGGAAGATGGCGTGGTAGCGGTTATCGCCCTGGCGGACCAGGCTTTGGCCGTCGCGTTGGGCGAGCAGGCCGAAGCCGGCGCGGTAGTACCAGCAGCGGGGGCGTTGCAGGAGATTCCCCCCCAGGGTGGCCGTGTTGCGGATCGCGGGCGAGGCGATCTCGGCCGCGGCTTGCCAGAGGGCGGGGTACTGGTGGCGAATCATCGGGGATTCGACAATCCGGGCCAGGGTGACACCCGCGCCTAAGGTCAGACCGTCGCTGGAGTCGGCGAAGTCCTGGAGTTCGACGAGGTCGGCCAGGGTCACCAGACGGCGGGGGCGGGTCACGCCGTCCTTCATTCGGTTGAGCAGGTCGGTGCCGCCGGCCAGGGGGACCGAGTCCGGCGTGGCGGCCAGCGCGTCCAGAGCGGCGTCGAGCCGCCGGGGGCGGGCCAGTTCGAAGGGTCGCATGTGACTCATAGGATTACGCCTCCCCCTTGATGCTGGCCAGGGCGTTGAGAACATTCATGGGCGACATTGGGAAGTGGGGCACCCGCACGCCGATCGCGTTGGAGACGGCGTTGCCAATGGCCGCGGCGGTCGAGACGGTCGGCGGTTCGCCAACGCCGATCACGCCCCGCGCCCGCATGGCTGGGGTGTCGTAGGCGTGGATCACGATTTCAGGGATGTCGGACGGTCCGGCAAGTTTGTACATCTCCATATCCGGGTTGAGCATCCGTCCAGTGGTCTCATCCATGACCCGTTCCTCGAACAGGGCGTAGTTGAGGCCGCCAATGACGCCGCCATACACCTGAGAATCCCAGGTGGAGCGGTTGACGATCAGGCCCGAATCCTGCACTGCGACGATCTTCTCCAGCTTGACGATGCCGGTCTCGACATCGACCGCGACGGTCGCAAACTGGCAACCCGCCACGCCGTTGCTGGAGAGTTCGCCCATCTGCGGGCCGGCCGAGGAGGTGACCGAGACCCCCTTCATGCCCAGTTTGCGGCAAGCGTCAGTCCAGGAGGCGATCGGTTCGTCATGCACGAAGAGCTGGCCGTCGGCCAGACGCATTGCCTTGGGATCGCCGCCGTAGGCTGGGGCGATCCGCGCGAAGAACTCGTCGCGGGCCGCTTGAGCCGCCACCAGCGCGGCGGGCATCATCGAGGGGGTCGTGGTCGAACCACCCGAGGCTTGGCCGGGGGGATAGTCGGAATCGCCAATCAGGGCGGTGATTTGGTCAGGCTTGAGGCCGAACACCTCGGCCCCCACGATGGCGAACAGGGTGCGGGCTCCGGTGCCAATGTCTTGGGTGGCCGATTTGAGCGTCACCGAGCCGTCGGGGTTGATCTCGACGGCGACCTGTTTGCCTGGAGCGCCGCCGCCGCCCCACATATGCAGCGCCATGCCGATGCCCCGCTTGATAGGACCGGGAGCCTTGCGGTTTTCCGAGCGGGGACGGTAATTGGCCTTCCAGCCGATCGCCTCGGCTCCGATCGCCACTTGGTCGCGGTAGATCGGCACCCGATCGACTCCGCCGGCAACGATGTCGTTTTCGGCGAAGTTTTTGAGCCGCAATTCCAGAGGGTCGATCCCCAGCGCTTCGGCGAGGTCGTCGATGGCCGACTCGGTGAGGATGCAGCTTTGGGGGTGACGCGGAGCCCGCATGGCCCGCGCTCCGCCGCCGTGGGTAGCGACCTCGCCGGTGGCGACCCGGATGTTGGGGATCCCCTTGTACACGTCGGGATAGGGAATCAGCACGGTCGCGCCGCCGGCGACGCCGCCGGTGCCGTACACGTCGGCGGACATCGCGGTGATCTTGCCGTCCTTGGTGCCGGCGATCTTGATGGTGCCGGTGACGCTGGGACGGTTACCCGCGGCGAGGTGTTCCTGAGCGCGGTCGAGGAAGATCTTGACCGGGCGTCCGCCCGCTTTGCGGGAGAGTTCGCAGGCGGCCACGCCCCAGGAATCCGGGCCGAACTTGGAGCCGAACCCGCCGCCCATGACCTCGGTGTAGCAGCGCACGTCGGCTTCGGGTAGGTTGAAAGTCTGGGCGAGTTGTTGGGGCAGGCCGTCCACGTTCTGAGTCGAGGCCCAGACGGTGATTTTGCCGTCCTTGAACTGGGCGGTCAGCCCGTGGGTTTCGAGACAGACGTGGGTGATGACCGGGGCCGAGTAGGTCGCCTCGACCACGGCGTCGGCCTGTTGGAATGCCGCGTCGGGGTCGCCGGTCGTCCGGGCCCGGGGGGGACGGTAGTTGGGGCCGCCCGCGACCCGGGGGGCGTCCTCGGCCATCGCCTGGGCTTCGGTCACGGCGTGCGGCAGCACCTCATACTCGACTTTGATCGCGGCTAGGGCATCGCGGGCGATTTCCTCGCTTTCGGCCGCCACCGCCGCGATGTCGTCACCGTGAAACCGCACCTTCTTACCCGGTTCGGTTAAGAGATGGACCGCGACGACGCCCGGCAGCTTCTCGGCGGCGGAGGTGTCGATCGACTTGACGACCGCGTGGGCGTGCGGGCTGTACAACACCGCGCCGAAGAGCATCCCTTCGGGACGAACATCGGAGGGGTACTTGATCCGACCGGAGGCTTTGCCCAGGCCGTCCACCCGCGGCACTCGGCTTCCGACGACCTTGGGTTGTTCGGGCCATCCCATCGCTCACGCTCCCTTCTTAGCCTTGGCGGCGTCGAGGGCCGCTTGGAAAATCCCTACGTAGGTGCCACAGCGACAGATGTTGCCGTCCAGAGCTTTTTTCACCTCGTCGAGCGTTGGGTTGGGGTTGACGTCCAGCAACGCTTTGACAGCAGTGACGAAACCAGGGGTGCAATAGCCGCACATCAGGGCGTCGTTCTTGACAAACGCGGCGGGCACCCCGTCGGGGCCGGTGGAGAAGTTCTCCACGGTCTCGATGGCGCAGCCCTGGGCGGTGACCGCCAAGGTGGTGCAGGAATTGACCGGCTTGCCGTCGAGGATCACGGTGCAGGCCCCGCAGGAGCCACGGTCGCAGACCCGTTTGGGTCCGGTGACGTCCAGGCGGTTGCGCAGGGCGTCGAGCAAGGTGGTGCGGGGCTCGACCCGGCATTCGAGCTTGCGACCGTTGACATCGAGGACAACGGCAACTTCGCCTTTGAGGACGGCGACCTCGGCTTCCTGAGCGGCCTGAACTTCATCGAGGACGGCGGCGGCCTGGCCGGTCACCACGGCGGTGGCCGCCGCAATGCCCGAGCCGCGGAGAAAGTCGCGTCGGCTGGCGGTGGGACCGCGGCCGGTTCCCTGGGAAACCGCCGGGCCGCCTTGAGAACGTGGAGCTTGGTCCGGCATCAGTCCGTGACTCCTTGCGTGCGTGTCAATCACACCAAACAACCCCCCGACCCGTGCGACCAACCATTGAGCCGCAGTCACAAGCGGGCAATCGTCCGATTTGAGGACGAACCACTCCCTTCAACAGCTTCGGTCGCCCACCACGCGCTTGGTTGAACCTCAAGCGAGAAAGGCGTCAACCCAAGGACGACGGGCCGAACTCGTTCGCCCGTGAGGGGGTCGGGAACGGACGACGCGGGACAATCCCGTGGAGTTTCGATCGTTGGCGGAGAGGGACGGATCGACGAGTCGAGTCAAACGGCTTTGGAATCCATCGGCTCGAATCAACGGGATTGGGAGACTCTCTTCCTGAAGCGTCCGACCTTGCGGCCACGTGAGTGGCACCATCCATCAACGATCTTGACCGACCGAGACTTCCTGGCCGTCTTGCGGGAACCGTCGAACGAGGGTGGAGGTTCGTCGGAGTGAGCGCAGCCGACCGTAGGAAGTGGACCATCCCAGCGTGGCGGTTATTCTCACCGATCACCCACGGTTCGGCAACGGGCCGGCGGATTTTCTGAATCCGCGGTAGGGGGCGCACGGTCTAGGGCGGAGGGGAAGACGGCACTGGAAGCCGGTTGCGTGACACGCAGACCACCGTGATGTCGTCGCGCAAGGCGTCCCCGCCCAGGAAACGGTTGAGTTCGGCGGTTACCGCCAGGCCAGCCGTCTCGGCGCGATCGGGACGATGAGTCTCCAGGGCGCGTCGAATCCCTCCGTGGCCGAAGAACGATTGATGGGGATCGCCGGCCTCGGTCAAGCCGTCGCTCATCAACACCACCACGTCACCGGGATCCAACCGAGTTTGATGAACTGGGAAGGTCGCCTCGGCGAACAAGCCCAAGGGGGGTCCCCCTTCGGCAACCCCCATCTCCTCGACCCGACCGTCGTGGCGGCGGATCACCGGCGCAGGATGACCCGCGCGGGCGATGCGTACCTCGCCGGTCTCCAGTTCCAGCGTCATCAACGCCAGGGTGACATAAATCAGCTTCAATTCGTCAGAGAGCAGACGTTCGTTGAGGCGCGTTAGCATGCGATCGGGTTCGGACTCCTCGTTACAGACGATCCGCACCTCCGCCGAGAGCCGGGCCATGATGAGGGCCGCGGGCAGTCCTTTGCCGGCCACGTCGGCCACCACCACGGCCAGCAGGTGGTCGGAGCGTTGGGCGGTTCCGGCCAGCGGAGCGCGCACGGGAATGTAGCCGAAGTAGTCTCCTCCGACCGCCTCGATGGGCCGGTAGTCGTCCCAAAATTGCCAACCCGGATGCGAGGGTCTAGCGCGTGGCAGAAAGGTCAATTGAATGCGGCGGGCGTGATTCCGCTCCGCCTCCAAGCTCGTTTGCTTAATCAATCGTTCATGTAGGATCGCATTCTCCGCCGCCACCGCCGCCTGCCTCAACACCGCCTCGAACAATGCCAGGTCAGCCGGGGTGAATGGGGTCGGTTGCCGGATGGTGTCCAGCCAGACCGCTCCGACAGGAGGTTCGCGTCCCACCCGCAGCGGCGCGCACATCAGAACGCGGGTCAACGCGCTCATCATGCTTTCGCTAAGCGAGTCGGAGTCAATGCCATCGGTGTCCAGTTGGTCGCGGAACAAGCGGGCCCGACCGCCTTGGATCACGGAGCGGACGAGACGACAGCTGAACGACGGCGTTGGCGAAATCAAGCGATAACGCTCGGCCCGAACCTCCAAACGGCCGCTCTTGGCATCCTCGACTAGCACCAGCCCCTGGTTGCTCTGCGGGAACATCCGAAACAAGGTTTCCAGCGTGATCCTCAGCACCGAGTTCAGGTCCAGCACCGAAACGAGGCTGCCGCTCATCTCCACCAGGGCGTCCAGTTGCCGCTTCACTGAGTCGGGGCGGCCCCGCCAGGCCTCCGACTCGGTCAACGAATCGGTTCGTGTCACGGGATCGAGGCGAGACTCGGCCTGAAACAGCAGAAACACGTCGCCAATCTGAATCTCGTCGCCGTCCCGCAGCACCGCCGACTGGCCGCGTAGCACGCGATCGTTGAGTTGGGTGCCTAGCGAACTGTCCAAATCGGTCAACATGAACACAACCCGGCCGTCCGGCTCGATGACGCGATCGATTCGCGCGTGACGACGCGAAATGTTGGGCGCGGGGAAAACCAGGTCACAGTATTTCGAGTTGCGTCCCAACGTGATCGTGTTGGTTCGCAGTTCAATGAGTTTGCCCGCCTCCGGACCATCCAGGAGGTGAAGCGCAGGGACCGTCGTGCCTTGGAACGAAGAAGGGAGGGTCACGTTTCGAGCCGTCCTTTTCGATCCCTCTCGGCGCAACGGAAAATCGTGGCAGCACCACGTTCGACGCCGATTTTCAACTGTTCACAGATCAGAACGTCAAACTATGGGCTTACGGACCACCGCCGATCTCAAGGGATTGGTGTCGAGTATCTCACCGGCTCAGCGGTCGGCTCGGCTCGGGGCGGCCAGTCCAGATCGAGATAAACCAGATGGTGGTCGGAACTGGTCTCGGGATCGACCAGACGGGCCCAGGGGGAGTCGGACCGGGGCCAAACCACGCCACCGCCCCGAACCGTCAGTCCACGGGCGGGTAGGACGTAATCGACCCGCAGATTTCCCACCGCGCGATCGTCGAAATCGGCG encodes:
- a CDS encoding FAD binding domain-containing protein — translated: MSHMRPFELARPRRLDAALDALAATPDSVPLAGGTDLLNRMKDGVTRPRRLVTLADLVELQDFADSSDGLTLGAGVTLARIVESPMIRHQYPALWQAAAEIASPAIRNTATLGGNLLQRPRCWYYRAGFGLLAQRDGQSLVRQGDNRYHAIFLTDSPALFVNPSSLAPALVALDAEAEVVNAKGTRTVKLADLYQVPKTERDSEFTLQPGDILARVRVPKPGLNASYEIRWKRSADWPLVLASVHLKLDGETIARARVALHGVAPIPWRSKTAEEVLVGRPATPETFNRAAQAAILGAQPLSRNAYKLTLVQTAVRRALLIAVGQPVPEV
- a CDS encoding D-TA family PLP-dependent enzyme, which gives rise to MTTATAFPPPALVFEERLEPSTVADLDSPALVLFEEALESNLATLIRLAGSAARLRPHVKTHKMPNLVRRCEALGIHRHKVATIAEAEMVAQAGGRDVLIAYPLVGPKLDRLMKLRAAYPETTFRVTLDHLRGLTDLEETVARHGGPHASPVPVLIDLNVGMNRTGIMPDDRAIELALKVADSPYLSFDGLHAYDGHIRDENPGERLHSAEIMVHRPWSLLRNRLIERGVAVPRIVLGGTPAFPAHATLAADEPTAEFSPGTCLLHDAGYATAFPDLPFRIAAALLTRVISRPAPDLLCLDLGHKAVAADPKGPRVFFPDWPDAQGVVHSEEHLVIRSNLAADTPVGTAVLAIPYHICPTCALHRFAVVARQGKIVDRWEVTARDRVLTI
- a CDS encoding xanthine dehydrogenase family protein molybdopterin-binding subunit — protein: MGWPEQPKVVGSRVPRVDGLGKASGRIKYPSDVRPEGMLFGAVLYSPHAHAVVKSIDTSAAEKLPGVVAVHLLTEPGKKVRFHGDDIAAVAAESEEIARDALAAIKVEYEVLPHAVTEAQAMAEDAPRVAGGPNYRPPRARTTGDPDAAFQQADAVVEATYSAPVITHVCLETHGLTAQFKDGKITVWASTQNVDGLPQQLAQTFNLPEADVRCYTEVMGGGFGSKFGPDSWGVAACELSRKAGGRPVKIFLDRAQEHLAAGNRPSVTGTIKIAGTKDGKITAMSADVYGTGGVAGGATVLIPYPDVYKGIPNIRVATGEVATHGGGARAMRAPRHPQSCILTESAIDDLAEALGIDPLELRLKNFAENDIVAGGVDRVPIYRDQVAIGAEAIGWKANYRPRSENRKAPGPIKRGIGMALHMWGGGGAPGKQVAVEINPDGSVTLKSATQDIGTGARTLFAIVGAEVFGLKPDQITALIGDSDYPPGQASGGSTTTPSMMPAALVAAQAARDEFFARIAPAYGGDPKAMRLADGQLFVHDEPIASWTDACRKLGMKGVSVTSSAGPQMGELSSNGVAGCQFATVAVDVETGIVKLEKIVAVQDSGLIVNRSTWDSQVYGGVIGGLNYALFEERVMDETTGRMLNPDMEMYKLAGPSDIPEIVIHAYDTPAMRARGVIGVGEPPTVSTAAAIGNAVSNAIGVRVPHFPMSPMNVLNALASIKGEA
- a CDS encoding ATP-dependent helicase gives rise to the protein MTNPPPPRNVKVADPHALDPLMADLTPAQRQAVAHLEGPMLVLAGAGSGKTRVITRRIAYLIRSGAVGSSILAITFTNKAAGEMKRRIEDIVPNSGVWVGTFHSVCARLMRTYAPLIGLDRGFTIHDSSDRIKVIKACVRQLGLDDAGVSAERLEAVISKAKNDLVAPETLARNAWNHEAVLAARVYPLYQQRLREQSAVDFDDLLLHMVAILKNHPEVRKTLDARFRFLLVDEYQDTNLAQYAILKALSVDHPNLCVTGDPDQSIYAWRGANIHNILEFEKDFPGCKVVKLERNYRSTRNILTTADGLIRHNRLRKPKALLTENPPGAPVRVVTHANEAAEARAVAAAIRDRVDHHGFSYSDIAIFCRVTALTRNLESALRSARIPYQVVGGVAFYERQEVKDLLAYLKLAVNPKDDVAFERVVNTPPRGLGQTTLDHLRAYASRVGIPLLRAAREAQQVAAIKDKAARSLRDFALLMDELATLRDQPAEAALRSVLALTSYRAYLAEAPQGEAEERLANLDELVSAAREYDATHTEPTLDGFLEEVSLISAVDRMRDDAGAVAVMTLHAAKGLEFPVVFIIGLEEGILPHSRSSESREELEEERRLLFVGITRAQKELTISHCKIREYRGQRQVMIPSCFLNELPEESVEYEDRSAREPSGFHWVEGNHRAFQSSGRNGASWGLVPREPNHPAGRPRTMRSPTHDDDAIDPPAGDDLPEVPIGRPAASSGSSSSQSTGFRMITAADLAGAHPTHSSQDEPGQSPDPIQKLGPQDVERLKPGTAVLHPHYGLGRVTGIDGAGPQRKGRIRFAAGEKTFVLAKTPLRIISKPDGLSHLQGT
- a CDS encoding aminotransferase class V-fold PLP-dependent enzyme, with amino-acid sequence MNYSIPPWPHAPGPDPREIKHQFLIRNDVIFLNHGSFGACPRVVFETYQSWQRELEEQPVEFLGRRFLGLMSEARAKLAEFVGSDPDGLIFVPNATYGMNVVARSLAHTLPLGFGDEILTTDHEYGAIDRVWRFIAQHVGARLRRVTLPSTLSTPEELAETILAEWNPRTRIFSLSWVTSPTALVMPIKMLVEEARRRGVVTVIDAAHAPGLLDESEFRLEALGADFVVGNCHKWMLAPKGAGFLYAAPRGRETLEPFVVSWGYQADPPGRSRFLDQHGYTGTTDPAAYLSVPTAIEFLRNPDWVLIRERCRTRAAMVRRRVAEIVGSEPERFCPDSSQWFRQMVACPLPSCDALGLQKALWERHRVEVPCTRLGGSIDAVHADDPRRWLRVSVQGYTTDHDLETLLGALREEWPRYART
- a CDS encoding (2Fe-2S)-binding protein: MPDQAPRSQGGPAVSQGTGRGPTASRRDFLRGSGIAAATAVVTGQAAAVLDEVQAAQEAEVAVLKGEVAVVLDVNGRKLECRVEPRTTLLDALRNRLDVTGPKRVCDRGSCGACTVILDGKPVNSCTTLAVTAQGCAIETVENFSTGPDGVPAAFVKNDALMCGYCTPGFVTAVKALLDVNPNPTLDEVKKALDGNICRCGTYVGIFQAALDAAKAKKGA